In one Alnus glutinosa chromosome 14, dhAlnGlut1.1, whole genome shotgun sequence genomic region, the following are encoded:
- the LOC133857911 gene encoding receptor-like protein kinase 5 isoform X2 has translation MTKTILKFIQFSFYTILLHLLFLSHANPHQLNDQEQAVLLKLKQHWKNPQSLSRWSTSSNSSHCIWPEITCSTDGSSVTGLSLQNMRINGTVPPFICDLNNLTTLDLSYNYMTSNEFPRPLYNCSNLQYLDLSQNYFAGTVPDDIHRMAQLRLLNLGANIFSGNIPASIGQLTELRSLQLFQVPFNGSFPPEIGNLSNLEQLELAWMTRITTTLPSEFTRLKKLKYLWVAGSNLVGEIPNTIGEMAALENLDLSRNNLSGKIPSGLFMPKNLSKVFLYKNKLSGEIPRVVEASNIDVIDLSENYLIGTIPDDFGRLTKLSGTLPPDLGRYSMLEVFQVASNYRLTGQLPQHLGDNGRLVRVVASDNNLSGQLPKSLENCNNLIFLDVKNNRFFGNIPSGLWTLLNMDSLLLSNNLFTGELPERLSRNLSRLEISHNRFSGKILAGVSFWRNLVFLDASNNLLNGSIPRELTALPRLTTLLLDHNRLSGSLPPDFLSWKSLSMLNLSRNAISGQIPEAFGSLPGLTVLDLSENQLFGEIPRELGLLKLTSLNLSSNHLTGRIPSEFENDAYASSFLNNPRLCANRPSLNIAKCNSKPQNSSKISSKLLAWIIVLPAALLGLVASFLVIRIYRKREQVLDLTWELTSFQRLNFTESDILSRLIDNNVIGSGGSGKVYRVAINSSDEIVAVKKIWNKKRLEQKLEKEFLAEVKILSSIRHSNIVKLLCCISSDNSKLLVYEYLENRSLDLWLHRKSSRASTISGSVQYVVLDWPKRFQIAVGAARGLSYMHHDCSPPIVHRDVKSSNILLDSEFNAKIADFGLAKMLIKHGESATMSAVAGSFGYIAPEYAQTTRVSEKIDVYSFGVILLELATGRKATDGDEHTSLAEWAWRYFQQGGPVVDALDEEVKEPRYLDEMCFVFKLGIICTGTLPSTRPSMKEVLNILKNTASLTSTV, from the exons ATGACGAAAACAATCCTAAAATTCATCCAATTTTCTTTCTACACCATCCTCCTCCACCTGCTCTTCTTGAGCCACGCAAACCCTCATCAACTCAATGATCAAGAGCAAGCAGTCCTACTGAAACTGAAGCAACACTGGAAAAACCCACAGTCTCTCAGCCGATGGAGTACCTCATCAAACTCCTCCCACTGTATCTGGCCAGAGATCACCTGCAGTACCGATGGCTCATCAGTCACAGGACTATCCCTCCAAAACATGAGAATCAACGGAACAGTCCCACCCTTCATCTGTGACCTCAACAACCTCACAACCCTTGACCTTTCATACAACTATATGACCTCAAATGAGTTCCCACGACCTCTCTACAACTGCTCCAATCTCCAATACCTCGACCTGTCGCAGAACTACTTCGCCGGCACAGTCCCTGATGACATTCACCGCATGGCTCAGCTTCGTCTGCTCAACCTTGGAGCCAACATCTTCTCCGGAAACATCCCAGCATCCATCGGGCAACTAACAGAGTTGAGATCACTTCAGCTCTTCCAGGTTCCATTTAACGGTTCTTTCCCGCCAGAAATTGGCAACTTGTCCAATCTCGAACAACTAGAATTGGCCTGGATGACGAGGATCACAACAACGTTGCCTTCGGAGTTCACAAGACTGAAGAAACTGAAGTATCTTTGGGTGGCAGGCTCAAATTTGGTAGGAGAAATCCCAAACACAATTGGAGAAATGGCGGCACTGGAGAATTTGGATTTGTCGAGGAACAATCTGAGCGGGAAAATCCCGAGTGGTTTGTTTATGCCGAAGAATTTGAGTAAAGTGTttctttacaaaaataaattgtcTGGGGAGATTCCTCGGGTGGTTGAGGCTTCAAACATAGATGTTATTGATCTCTCCGAGAATTACTTGATCGGGACAATACCTGATGATTTCGGAAGACTCACCAAATTGTCGG GTACTCTACCTCCGGACCTGGGGCGGTACTCTATGCTTGAAGTTTTTCAGGTGGCGTCCAATTATAGGCTTACTGGCCAGCTACCACAACACTTGGGTGATAATGGAAGGTTGGTACGAGTGGTAGCTTCCGACAACAACCTCAGTGGTCAACTGCCCAAGTCGCTTGAAAATTGCAATAATTTGATATTTCTTGATGTTAAGAATAATAGGTTTTTCGGGAATATTCCTAGTGGCCTATGGACATTATTGAATATGGACAGCTTGCTGTTAAGCAACAATTTGTTTACGGGTGAGCTTCCTGAAAGATTGTCACGCAATCTTTCTCGATTAGAAATTAGTCACAATAGGTTTTCGGGTAAAATTCTGGCGGGAGTTTCTTTCtggaggaatttggtgtttctGGACGCCAGTAATAATCTCTTAAATGGTTCAATTCCTCGAGAACTAACCGCTCTTCCACGTTTAACAACTCTTTTGCTTGATCACAATCGACTCTCAGGCTCCCTTCCACCAGATTTTTTATCATGGAAATCGCTAAGTATGCTAAACCTTAGCCGAAATGCAATCTCTGGACAAATTCCAGAGGCATTTGGTTCTTTACCAGGACTTACTGTTTTGGACCTCTCAGAAAACCAACTGTTTGGTGAAATTCCAAGAGAACTTGGCCTCCTGAAGCTCACTTCACTCAATCTCTCTTCGAATCATTTGACTGGGAGGATTCCAAGTGAATTCGAAAATGATGCATATGCCAGCAGCTTCTTGAACAATCCTCGTCTCTGTGCTAATAGGCCGTCACTTAACATTGCCAAATGCAATTCCAAACCccaaaattcaagcaaaatttCATCCAAATTACTTGCTTGGATTATAGTTTTACCAGCAGCTTTACTAGGTTTGGTAGCTTCATTCCTTGTGATCAGGATATATCGAAAGAGAGAGCAGGTATTGGATTTGACATGGGAGCTCACCTCATTCCAGAGGCTGAATTTCACAGAATCTGACATTTTGTCTAGACTGATAGATAATAATGTGATTGGTAGCGGTGGATCGGGAAAGGTATATCGTGTTGCTATTAATTCATCTGATGAAATTGTCGCTGTGAAGAAGATATGGAATAAGAAAAGgctagaacagaagcttgaAAAAGAATTTCTGGCAGAAGTCAAAATACTGAGTTCAATTCGACATTCCAACATAGTGAAGCTGCTCTGTTGTATCTCTAGTGATAATTCAAAACTCCTTGTCTACGAGTATTTGGAAAATCGTAGCTTAGATCTATGGCTGCATAGGAAGAGTAGTAGAGCATCAACTATCTCAGGTTCAGTCCAGTATGTCGTCCTAGATTGGCCTAAGAGGTTTCAGATAGCAGTTGGGGCTGCCCGGGGGCTCTCCTATATGCACCATGACTGCTCACCACCCATTGTTCATCGAGATGtgaagtcaagcaacatccttTTAGATTCTGAGTTTAATGCAAAAATCGCAGATTTTGGTCTAGCCAAGATGTTGATCAAGCATGGAGAATCTGCTACAATGTCAGCTGTAGCTGGCTCTTTCGGCTATATAGCTCCAG AGTATGCTCAGACGACACGAGTCAGTGAGAAGATTGACGTTTACAGCTTTGGGGTTATCCTTCTGGAGCTTGCAACTGGAAGAAAAGCTACTGATGGTGATGAGCACACATCCCTTGCTGAATGGGCATGGCGGTACTTTCAACAAGGGGGCCCTGTAGTTGATGCCTTGGATGAGGAGGTGAAGGAACCCCGTTACTTAGATGAAATGTGCTTTGTTTTCAAACTTGGGATCATTTGTACAGGTACTCTGCCTTCTACCAGGCCCTCCATGAAAGaggttttgaatattttgaagaatACTGCAAGTTTGACATCCACTGTTTGA
- the LOC133857911 gene encoding receptor-like protein kinase 5 isoform X1, whose translation MTKTILKFIQFSFYTILLHLLFLSHANPHQLNDQEQAVLLKLKQHWKNPQSLSRWSTSSNSSHCIWPEITCSTDGSSVTGLSLQNMRINGTVPPFICDLNNLTTLDLSYNYMTSNEFPRPLYNCSNLQYLDLSQNYFAGTVPDDIHRMAQLRLLNLGANIFSGNIPASIGQLTELRSLQLFQVPFNGSFPPEIGNLSNLEQLELAWMTRITTTLPSEFTRLKKLKYLWVAGSNLVGEIPNTIGEMAALENLDLSRNNLSGKIPSGLFMPKNLSKVFLYKNKLSGEIPRVVEASNIDVIDLSENYLIGTIPDDFGRLTKLSGLSLFKNQLSEKIPDSIGRLPGLINLKLFNNNLSGTLPPDLGRYSMLEVFQVASNYRLTGQLPQHLGDNGRLVRVVASDNNLSGQLPKSLENCNNLIFLDVKNNRFFGNIPSGLWTLLNMDSLLLSNNLFTGELPERLSRNLSRLEISHNRFSGKILAGVSFWRNLVFLDASNNLLNGSIPRELTALPRLTTLLLDHNRLSGSLPPDFLSWKSLSMLNLSRNAISGQIPEAFGSLPGLTVLDLSENQLFGEIPRELGLLKLTSLNLSSNHLTGRIPSEFENDAYASSFLNNPRLCANRPSLNIAKCNSKPQNSSKISSKLLAWIIVLPAALLGLVASFLVIRIYRKREQVLDLTWELTSFQRLNFTESDILSRLIDNNVIGSGGSGKVYRVAINSSDEIVAVKKIWNKKRLEQKLEKEFLAEVKILSSIRHSNIVKLLCCISSDNSKLLVYEYLENRSLDLWLHRKSSRASTISGSVQYVVLDWPKRFQIAVGAARGLSYMHHDCSPPIVHRDVKSSNILLDSEFNAKIADFGLAKMLIKHGESATMSAVAGSFGYIAPEYAQTTRVSEKIDVYSFGVILLELATGRKATDGDEHTSLAEWAWRYFQQGGPVVDALDEEVKEPRYLDEMCFVFKLGIICTGTLPSTRPSMKEVLNILKNTASLTSTV comes from the exons ATGACGAAAACAATCCTAAAATTCATCCAATTTTCTTTCTACACCATCCTCCTCCACCTGCTCTTCTTGAGCCACGCAAACCCTCATCAACTCAATGATCAAGAGCAAGCAGTCCTACTGAAACTGAAGCAACACTGGAAAAACCCACAGTCTCTCAGCCGATGGAGTACCTCATCAAACTCCTCCCACTGTATCTGGCCAGAGATCACCTGCAGTACCGATGGCTCATCAGTCACAGGACTATCCCTCCAAAACATGAGAATCAACGGAACAGTCCCACCCTTCATCTGTGACCTCAACAACCTCACAACCCTTGACCTTTCATACAACTATATGACCTCAAATGAGTTCCCACGACCTCTCTACAACTGCTCCAATCTCCAATACCTCGACCTGTCGCAGAACTACTTCGCCGGCACAGTCCCTGATGACATTCACCGCATGGCTCAGCTTCGTCTGCTCAACCTTGGAGCCAACATCTTCTCCGGAAACATCCCAGCATCCATCGGGCAACTAACAGAGTTGAGATCACTTCAGCTCTTCCAGGTTCCATTTAACGGTTCTTTCCCGCCAGAAATTGGCAACTTGTCCAATCTCGAACAACTAGAATTGGCCTGGATGACGAGGATCACAACAACGTTGCCTTCGGAGTTCACAAGACTGAAGAAACTGAAGTATCTTTGGGTGGCAGGCTCAAATTTGGTAGGAGAAATCCCAAACACAATTGGAGAAATGGCGGCACTGGAGAATTTGGATTTGTCGAGGAACAATCTGAGCGGGAAAATCCCGAGTGGTTTGTTTATGCCGAAGAATTTGAGTAAAGTGTttctttacaaaaataaattgtcTGGGGAGATTCCTCGGGTGGTTGAGGCTTCAAACATAGATGTTATTGATCTCTCCGAGAATTACTTGATCGGGACAATACCTGATGATTTCGGAAGACTCACCAAATTGTCGGGTTTGagtttatttaaaaatcaattatctGAAAAAATTCCAGATAGCATAGGTCGTCTTCCAGGACTGATAAATCTTAAACTGTTCAACAATAATTTATCAGGTACTCTACCTCCGGACCTGGGGCGGTACTCTATGCTTGAAGTTTTTCAGGTGGCGTCCAATTATAGGCTTACTGGCCAGCTACCACAACACTTGGGTGATAATGGAAGGTTGGTACGAGTGGTAGCTTCCGACAACAACCTCAGTGGTCAACTGCCCAAGTCGCTTGAAAATTGCAATAATTTGATATTTCTTGATGTTAAGAATAATAGGTTTTTCGGGAATATTCCTAGTGGCCTATGGACATTATTGAATATGGACAGCTTGCTGTTAAGCAACAATTTGTTTACGGGTGAGCTTCCTGAAAGATTGTCACGCAATCTTTCTCGATTAGAAATTAGTCACAATAGGTTTTCGGGTAAAATTCTGGCGGGAGTTTCTTTCtggaggaatttggtgtttctGGACGCCAGTAATAATCTCTTAAATGGTTCAATTCCTCGAGAACTAACCGCTCTTCCACGTTTAACAACTCTTTTGCTTGATCACAATCGACTCTCAGGCTCCCTTCCACCAGATTTTTTATCATGGAAATCGCTAAGTATGCTAAACCTTAGCCGAAATGCAATCTCTGGACAAATTCCAGAGGCATTTGGTTCTTTACCAGGACTTACTGTTTTGGACCTCTCAGAAAACCAACTGTTTGGTGAAATTCCAAGAGAACTTGGCCTCCTGAAGCTCACTTCACTCAATCTCTCTTCGAATCATTTGACTGGGAGGATTCCAAGTGAATTCGAAAATGATGCATATGCCAGCAGCTTCTTGAACAATCCTCGTCTCTGTGCTAATAGGCCGTCACTTAACATTGCCAAATGCAATTCCAAACCccaaaattcaagcaaaatttCATCCAAATTACTTGCTTGGATTATAGTTTTACCAGCAGCTTTACTAGGTTTGGTAGCTTCATTCCTTGTGATCAGGATATATCGAAAGAGAGAGCAGGTATTGGATTTGACATGGGAGCTCACCTCATTCCAGAGGCTGAATTTCACAGAATCTGACATTTTGTCTAGACTGATAGATAATAATGTGATTGGTAGCGGTGGATCGGGAAAGGTATATCGTGTTGCTATTAATTCATCTGATGAAATTGTCGCTGTGAAGAAGATATGGAATAAGAAAAGgctagaacagaagcttgaAAAAGAATTTCTGGCAGAAGTCAAAATACTGAGTTCAATTCGACATTCCAACATAGTGAAGCTGCTCTGTTGTATCTCTAGTGATAATTCAAAACTCCTTGTCTACGAGTATTTGGAAAATCGTAGCTTAGATCTATGGCTGCATAGGAAGAGTAGTAGAGCATCAACTATCTCAGGTTCAGTCCAGTATGTCGTCCTAGATTGGCCTAAGAGGTTTCAGATAGCAGTTGGGGCTGCCCGGGGGCTCTCCTATATGCACCATGACTGCTCACCACCCATTGTTCATCGAGATGtgaagtcaagcaacatccttTTAGATTCTGAGTTTAATGCAAAAATCGCAGATTTTGGTCTAGCCAAGATGTTGATCAAGCATGGAGAATCTGCTACAATGTCAGCTGTAGCTGGCTCTTTCGGCTATATAGCTCCAG AGTATGCTCAGACGACACGAGTCAGTGAGAAGATTGACGTTTACAGCTTTGGGGTTATCCTTCTGGAGCTTGCAACTGGAAGAAAAGCTACTGATGGTGATGAGCACACATCCCTTGCTGAATGGGCATGGCGGTACTTTCAACAAGGGGGCCCTGTAGTTGATGCCTTGGATGAGGAGGTGAAGGAACCCCGTTACTTAGATGAAATGTGCTTTGTTTTCAAACTTGGGATCATTTGTACAGGTACTCTGCCTTCTACCAGGCCCTCCATGAAAGaggttttgaatattttgaagaatACTGCAAGTTTGACATCCACTGTTTGA